The genome window CGCGGGGCGCGGCGTCGGGGGCGAGGGGCCTTGACGGTCACACCCGAGCGCCCAATAATGCGTGCTTTTCCACCCGACCCTGCCTTCCCGGAGGGCGTGCGAGAGGGAACCGCCGTGCCCAAGTCTCCCCCCGTGAAGCGCTTCGAGGAGCTCCTGGAACGCCTGGAGGCGCTGGTCGCCTCCCTGGAGTCGGAAGAGCTCGACCTGGAGCGCTCGATCGTCGCCTTCGAGGAAGGCGTGGCCCTGGCCCGGGAGTGCCACCGGCGCCTGGACGAGGCGGAGCGCCGGGTCGAGGTGCTGCGCCGGGGGCCGGGGGGAGCCGTGACGAGCGAGCCGTTCCTGCCGGAAGGGGAGGGGAACAGACCGTGAGCTTCGACCTGGACGCGTTCCTGGAGCGCTGCCGCCTGGCGGTGGAAGGGTATCTGGAGGAGGTGCTGCCCCCCGCCGAGACCTTTCCCCGGCCCCTCTTCGAGGCCATGCGGTACAGCCTCTTCGCCGGCGGCAAGCGCATCCGTCCGGCCTTCTGCTTCGCCGCCGCCGAGGCGGCGGGGGGCGAGGCGCGGGCGGCAGTCCCCTTTGCCGCGGCCCTCGAGATGATCCACACCTACAGCCTCATCCACGACGACCTGCCGGCCATGGACGACGACGACCTGCGCCGGGGCCGGCCCACGAGCCACGTGGTGTTCGGGGAAGGGATGGCGATCCTGGCCGGGGACGGCCTCCTCACCGACGCCTTCGCCGTGCTGACCCGGCCCGAGGTGCTGGCCGCCCACCCCCCCGAGCGGGTGGCCCGGGTGGTGGGGGAAGTCGCCCGCGCCGCCGGCAGCGGGGGGATGGTGGGCGGGCAGGCCCTGGACCTGACAAGCGAAGGGGTGGCGGTGGAGCTGCCCGTGCTGGAGTTCCTCCACACCCACAAGACCGGCGCCCTGATCCGGGCGTCTACGGTAGTGGGCGCCCTGGCCGCTGGTGCCGGGGAAGACGGGGTGGCGGCGCTGGCCCGGTACGCGGAGCGCATCGGGCTGGCCTTCCAGATCGCCGACGACGTCCTCGACGTGGAGGGCTCCACCGCCGCCCTGGGAAAGCCCGTGGGCAGCGATCAGGGGCTGGCCAAGGCCACCTACCCCGCGCTCCTGGGGCTCGGCGAGTCCAAGCGCCGGGCCCGGGAGCTCCTGGACGAGGGGGTGGCGTGCCTCGAGCCCTTCGGGCAGGCCGCCGAGGCCCTGCGGGCCCTGGGGCGGTTCGTGGTGGAGCGCCGTTACTGACCATGGCCTCCGACACCTATCCAACCCTTGCGCGCATCGAAGGGCCGGCCGACGTGCAGGCCCTGTCCCGGGAGGAGCTGGAACGGCTCGCCCAGGAGGTGCGCGGCTTCATCCTGGAGAAGCTCTCCCCCGTGGGCGGCCACCTGGCGTCGAGCCTGGGGGTGGTCGAGCTCACCATCGCCCTGCACGCGGTGTTTCGCTCTCCCGAGGATCGCATCATCTGGGACGTGGGGCA of Thermodesulfobacteriota bacterium contains these proteins:
- a CDS encoding farnesyl diphosphate synthase produces the protein MSFDLDAFLERCRLAVEGYLEEVLPPAETFPRPLFEAMRYSLFAGGKRIRPAFCFAAAEAAGGEARAAVPFAAALEMIHTYSLIHDDLPAMDDDDLRRGRPTSHVVFGEGMAILAGDGLLTDAFAVLTRPEVLAAHPPERVARVVGEVARAAGSGGMVGGQALDLTSEGVAVELPVLEFLHTHKTGALIRASTVVGALAAGAGEDGVAALARYAERIGLAFQIADDVLDVEGSTAALGKPVGSDQGLAKATYPALLGLGESKRRARELLDEGVACLEPFGQAAEALRALGRFVVERRY
- a CDS encoding exodeoxyribonuclease VII small subunit produces the protein MREGTAVPKSPPVKRFEELLERLEALVASLESEELDLERSIVAFEEGVALARECHRRLDEAERRVEVLRRGPGGAVTSEPFLPEGEGNRP